A genomic stretch from Candidatus Zixiibacteriota bacterium includes:
- a CDS encoding TusE/DsrC/DsvC family sulfur relay protein, with translation MSDIEVDGKKLELNEEGFLLNPREWDNKVAEALAKSQEGLEHLSEEHWAVINFIRNHYLETTMAPMVRSICKTTGFPLRRIYELFPSGPAKGACKLAGLPKPDGCV, from the coding sequence ATGTCTGACATCGAAGTGGACGGAAAAAAATTGGAGTTGAATGAAGAGGGATTCTTACTCAACCCCCGGGAATGGGACAACAAGGTGGCTGAAGCCCTGGCCAAATCGCAGGAGGGGTTGGAGCATCTCAGCGAGGAACATTGGGCGGTGATAAATTTTATCCGCAACCATTACCTCGAAACCACTATGGCTCCAATGGTTCGTTCGATCTGCAAGACCACCGGCTTCCCTTTGCGAAGAATTTATGAATTGTTCCCCTCCGGTCCGGCCAAAGGGGCCTGCAAACTTGCCGGTCTCCCGAAACCCGATGGCTGCGTCTAA